One genomic region from Eptesicus fuscus isolate TK198812 chromosome 4, DD_ASM_mEF_20220401, whole genome shotgun sequence encodes:
- the TAS2R1 gene encoding taste receptor type 2 member 1, producing the protein MLQLYIIAHLIFSVIQFLVGVLANGFIVVVNGTDLIRQRKMVPLDLLLCCLATSRIGLQMVTIYFNLVALSLIEFSPVPGNFIIFMYVHASEIWLATWLSVFYCAKIATIAHPLFFWLKLRISKLMPWLICGTLIYTFLTSVFHRKHAWIISQKSWLGFFSQNATTQVEDVPVLQFALLVIEFIMPLLIFLISALLLVFSLGRHTQQMRSTATGTRHPGMSVYISALLSILSFLVLYLSQYMMAALVLSQIFKIRNFIALFCILLFSSYPSVHSVILILGNSKLKQNAKKFLLHSKCCQ; encoded by the coding sequence ATGTTACAGTTGTACATCATTGCCCATCTTATTTTTTCAGTGATTCAGTTTCTCGTGGGGGTTCTAGCCAATGGCTTCATTGTGGTTGTGAACGGCACAGACTTgatcaggcagagaaagatggtGCCCTTGGACCTCCTCCTGTGCTGCCTGGCGACTTCCAGGATTGGTCTCCAGATGGTCACCATCTACTTTAATCTGGTTGCTCTTTCCTTGATTGAATTCTCTCCAGTTCCTGGGAATTTTATCATTTTCATGTATGTACATGCATCGGAAATTTGGTTGGCCACATGGCTCAGCGTTTTCTACTGTGCCAAGATCGCCACCATCGCTCACCCGCTCTTCTTTTGGTTGAAGTTGAGGATCTCCAAGTTGATGCCATGGCTGATTTGTGGGACCTTGATCTATACCTTTCTCACTTCTGTCTTCCACAGAAAACATGCATGGATTATTTCCCAAAAATCCTGGTTGGGCTTTTTCTCCCAAAATGCAACAACGCAAGTCGAAGACGTACCTGTATTACAATTTGCCCTTCTTGTCATTGAGTTCATAATGCCCTTACTTATCTTCCTTATCTCTGCTCTTCTCTTGGTATTTTCCCTGGGGAGGCACACCCAGCAGATGAGGAGCACAGCGACGGGCACCAGGCACCCTGGCATGAGTGTCTACATCAGCGCACTCCTGTCCATCCTGTCCTTCCTGGTCCTCTACCTCTCCCAGTACATGATGGCTGCGTTAGTCTTGTCTCAAATTTTCAAGATCAGAAACTTCATCGCTCTGTTCTGCATCTTGCTATTTAGTTCATACCCCTCTGTACACTCTGTTATCTTAATTTTAGGAAATTCTAAGCTGAAACAAAATGCGAAGAAGTTCCTCCTCCACAGTAAGTGCTGTCAGTGA